From the Dehalobacter sp. genome, one window contains:
- a CDS encoding helix-turn-helix domain-containing protein codes for MSAKREYFSECRKKKGTQGQVALEVGISKVYLRMIENGTFMPGRDLMFRLCNYFGEPLEKLFPDLSSKCEDRYKAIK; via the coding sequence GTGAGTGCAAAAAGAGAATATTTTTCAGAATGCAGAAAGAAAAAAGGTACCCAAGGACAAGTAGCCTTGGAAGTTGGGATATCTAAAGTTTATTTAAGAATGATTGAGAATGGCACTTTCATGCCTGGTCGTGATTTGATGTTCAGATTATGTAACTACTTCGGAGAACCATTAGAAAAACTATTCCCAGACTTAAGCAGTAAGTGTGAAGACAGATACAAAGCGATAAAATAA
- a CDS encoding helix-turn-helix domain-containing protein — protein MEPAKLIEFPNQKRTETLLTAQQASQEFGIGRNRIYELAHTVPKTGFPALWFGPKTVKFPREALREWLGSERGRQALFQAMKSR, from the coding sequence ATGGAACCAGCGAAGCTAATTGAATTCCCGAATCAAAAAAGAACTGAAACATTATTAACGGCGCAGCAAGCATCCCAAGAGTTTGGGATAGGTAGGAATAGGATATATGAACTCGCTCACACCGTTCCTAAAACAGGATTTCCGGCTCTTTGGTTTGGCCCAAAAACGGTTAAGTTTCCGCGTGAAGCACTTCGCGAATGGCTAGGAAGCGAACGTGGGAGACAGGCGCTGTTTCAGGCAATGAAATCAAGATGA
- a CDS encoding AAA family ATPase, with the protein MMTSICRAQKAVLMMDSLIKRIGSIKIANFQSHKSTLIDFANHGLTVITGPSDSGKSAVIRALRWVFYNVPQGSDFITVGEDKCVVSVIFEGGTVVERIRTRGGINRYTVDGQVFEGFGTGVPIEVQEATGIRKLQIGDIHFMLNLSEQLDGPFLGKSVPGSARAKVLGKLAGTEEIDFAGKEVGTDLYRANRQKEGITKDIESNLKALDEYSWIPDRERQLATLQIIIENTKRNQRSVETLQDLSRQYRDLSQQAVNLQTTLKRLLPIDQGLNAVDIAQIEIHKRNNLTSLYQDYEKVMDLTSESICMLEDLKEIESANNCLVAAQEKLTKGKTLLNCWNRYLLIDLQKDANQVKIRGLANQYEAVFPLLQAAAESAETATKVSNIYELYSQANHGVVSMRKTVECLLSLDNVMGTMELATGKNFDLGVIEELQKKYSDWVNTESFGRSKITTLEAEVEALDAEYITFMSDLGTCPTCGGEINIEKLREVI; encoded by the coding sequence ATGATGACGAGTATATGCAGGGCGCAGAAAGCGGTGTTGATGATGGACAGCCTTATTAAAAGGATAGGGTCTATCAAAATAGCCAACTTCCAATCACATAAGAGCACTTTAATTGATTTTGCCAATCATGGTCTGACGGTCATTACCGGGCCGTCAGACTCCGGCAAGTCTGCAGTGATCCGTGCGCTGCGCTGGGTGTTTTACAATGTCCCGCAGGGCAGCGACTTCATAACCGTTGGGGAAGATAAATGCGTTGTGTCAGTGATCTTTGAAGGCGGTACCGTAGTAGAGAGGATCAGAACCCGTGGTGGGATTAACCGCTATACCGTTGATGGCCAAGTTTTTGAGGGGTTCGGTACCGGAGTTCCTATAGAAGTCCAAGAGGCTACAGGGATCCGGAAGCTGCAAATCGGAGACATTCATTTTATGCTCAATCTTTCTGAGCAGCTAGACGGACCGTTTTTAGGCAAGTCCGTACCTGGATCAGCTCGGGCAAAGGTACTGGGTAAACTTGCCGGTACAGAAGAAATCGATTTTGCCGGCAAGGAAGTTGGAACTGATCTGTATAGGGCTAATAGGCAAAAAGAAGGTATCACCAAAGATATTGAATCAAACCTTAAGGCTTTGGATGAGTATTCATGGATCCCAGACAGGGAAAGGCAGCTTGCCACTTTACAAATCATAATCGAGAACACTAAACGCAATCAGAGGTCTGTTGAAACCCTTCAGGATCTATCTCGGCAATATCGGGACCTTTCACAGCAAGCGGTCAATCTGCAAACCACACTTAAGAGATTGTTACCAATTGATCAGGGACTAAACGCAGTGGATATTGCTCAAATTGAGATCCACAAAAGGAATAACCTCACTTCTCTATACCAAGATTACGAGAAAGTTATGGATCTGACATCAGAGTCTATCTGCATGCTTGAAGATCTCAAAGAAATTGAGTCAGCAAATAATTGTCTAGTTGCTGCTCAGGAAAAATTAACGAAAGGGAAAACGCTACTTAATTGCTGGAACCGGTATTTACTGATTGATCTCCAAAAAGATGCTAACCAAGTAAAAATCAGAGGACTGGCAAATCAATATGAAGCTGTTTTCCCTTTGTTGCAAGCTGCGGCTGAATCTGCCGAGACAGCCACTAAGGTGAGTAATATATACGAATTGTATAGTCAGGCTAATCATGGAGTTGTATCTATGAGGAAAACAGTTGAATGCCTATTAAGTCTAGATAATGTAATGGGCACTATGGAATTAGCCACAGGGAAGAATTTTGATCTGGGAGTCATCGAAGAGCTGCAAAAAAAGTATTCTGACTGGGTTAATACAGAGTCGTTCGGGAGAAGTAAGATCACAACTCTGGAAGCAGAAGTCGAGGCGCTGGACGCGGAGTATATCACTTTTATGAGTGATCTGGGCACTTGCCCAACCTGCGGGGGAGAAATCAATATTGAAAAATTACGGGAGGTAATCTGA
- a CDS encoding metallophosphoesterase, which produces MSNMYHDGLKIVVTGDLHFRSENPRSRKDAFEDAMLSKLLEVFQLAQEHGAEAIIIPGDIFDTANVGLKAIAKLGYCLNTWIDEFNVQVLTISGNHDLPAGNKAALERTPYGLLSKLGFIHDLEEENFETHFNINFGDMKDVYLTVSGCGFDFQTDTSEGVKQYSTDRYDEDTVGIHVVHSMLMATPPITGMRHAIIDEVETDADIIISGHYHDGFGVIRRKNGKLFINPGALCRLSASEAEMKRTIQVALLTVRSKTDFEAELIPLQSARPADEVLDREAIVEKKEHENWLETFFESLQQDGEAKFLEVQEIVENMANLETLSPGVKDEALRRISEAREKLGRVAV; this is translated from the coding sequence ATGAGTAACATGTATCACGATGGCCTGAAGATTGTAGTTACCGGTGATCTTCACTTCCGGAGTGAGAATCCAAGAAGTAGGAAAGATGCCTTTGAGGATGCTATGTTATCTAAGCTCCTGGAAGTGTTTCAATTAGCTCAAGAACATGGTGCCGAAGCAATTATCATTCCTGGAGATATTTTTGATACTGCCAATGTCGGATTAAAAGCGATCGCCAAATTAGGGTATTGCTTAAATACATGGATTGATGAATTCAACGTACAGGTTCTAACTATTTCGGGAAATCATGACTTACCAGCAGGAAATAAGGCAGCATTAGAACGGACGCCTTATGGATTGCTTAGTAAGTTAGGATTTATACATGACCTTGAGGAAGAGAACTTCGAGACGCATTTCAATATTAACTTTGGAGATATGAAGGATGTTTACTTGACCGTTTCGGGATGTGGATTCGATTTTCAGACAGATACTTCCGAAGGGGTAAAACAATATTCGACAGATCGCTATGATGAAGATACCGTTGGAATCCACGTCGTCCACTCCATGCTCATGGCCACGCCGCCGATTACTGGTATGCGACACGCCATCATCGATGAGGTCGAAACAGATGCAGACATCATTATCTCAGGCCATTACCACGACGGCTTCGGCGTTATCCGACGGAAAAACGGAAAACTGTTCATCAATCCAGGTGCCCTATGCCGGCTATCTGCCAGCGAAGCCGAAATGAAACGAACCATCCAGGTCGCGTTGCTCACCGTCCGGAGTAAAACGGATTTTGAAGCTGAGCTTATCCCGCTGCAGTCCGCGCGGCCGGCAGATGAAGTCCTTGATCGGGAGGCCATTGTCGAGAAGAAAGAACATGAGAACTGGCTGGAAACGTTTTTTGAAAGCCTGCAACAGGACGGCGAGGCAAAATTTCTGGAAGTTCAGGAGATTGTCGAAAATATGGCCAACCTTGAAACGCTTTCTCCAGGCGTAAAGGATGAGGCGCTGCGTCGAATCAGCGAAGCCCGGGAAAAGCTGGGGAGGGTTGCGGTGTGA
- a CDS encoding 3D domain-containing protein, whose protein sequence is MKKDIRYLIVSLIILIVVGFFPLLGFISMSQQISILRTENQLLKEDLQKLKEEHAKLKNSQTELDQSVDSFLDTWKIGIFEASAYSPLDDRNGLNSWGDGTAMTSGVSTAENIDSGVSVDPSIIPLGSKVYIKGIGWRVATDTGGDIQGYKLDIPVDTFEEGIIFGRKDVIVVWQQKQPNQQL, encoded by the coding sequence GTGAAAAAAGATATCAGATACCTCATAGTCTCGTTAATAATCCTAATTGTCGTTGGTTTTTTTCCTCTCCTGGGCTTCATTTCGATGAGTCAGCAGATATCAATCCTTAGAACGGAAAACCAATTATTGAAAGAAGATCTGCAAAAACTTAAAGAAGAACATGCAAAGCTTAAAAACAGCCAGACTGAGCTCGATCAATCGGTTGACAGTTTTCTGGATACATGGAAGATAGGGATCTTCGAAGCGTCAGCATATTCACCTTTAGATGATCGCAACGGATTAAACTCTTGGGGGGATGGTACGGCAATGACTTCAGGAGTAAGTACGGCGGAAAACATTGATTCAGGAGTATCTGTGGATCCGAGCATAATCCCGCTGGGAAGTAAGGTTTACATCAAAGGAATCGGTTGGCGCGTTGCTACAGATACCGGTGGGGATATTCAGGGATACAAGTTGGACATTCCTGTGGATACATTTGAAGAAGGCATAATATTTGGCAGAAAGGATGTGATTGTCGTATGGCAACAGAAACAGCCCAATCAACAACTCTAA